One window from the genome of Musa acuminata AAA Group cultivar baxijiao chromosome BXJ1-4, Cavendish_Baxijiao_AAA, whole genome shotgun sequence encodes:
- the LOC103980805 gene encoding chloride channel protein CLC-d isoform X2: MLSNHLQNGIETARLVWSRLPSSEEGERTEIELPSQSRGAESLDYEVIENYAYREAQAQRGKLWVSYYVVLKWLFSLIIGIGTGLAAVFINLAVENFSGWKYAATFSIIQHSYFVGFLVYILFNLGLVFSSVYIVTKFAPAAAGSGIPEIKGYLNGVDTPGILLFRTLIGKVFGSIGSVGGGLALGKEGPLVHTGACIASLLGQGGSKRYHLSSKWVRVFESDRDRRDLVTCGCAAGVAAAFRAPVGGVLFALEEVTSWWRSQLMWRVFFTSAVVAVVVRSAMNWCKSGKCGHFGSGGFIIWDISGGQEDYSFQELLPMAIIGVIGGLLGALFNQLTLFITSWRRKYLHKKGNRVKILEVCIISLVTSVISFGLPLLRRCSACPDSEMSPGIECPRPPGTDGNFVNFYCAKDSEYNDLATIFFNTQDDAIRNLFSAKTFHEYSAQSLVIFLVMFYSLAVVTFGTAVPAGQFVPGIMIGSTYGRLVGMLVVKFYRKLNVEEGTYALLGAASFLGGSMRMTVSLCVIMVEITNNLKLLPLIMLVLLISKAVGDFFNKGLYEEQAQLRGIPLLESRPKLYMRNMTAKEASKNQKVVSFPRVVKVGNIVSVLRSNKHNGYPVVDQGQNGETLVIGLILRSHLLVLLQSKMDFQNSPFPCDMRGINRHNFSDFVKPVSSKGMSIEEIHLTEDELELYLDLAPFLNPSPYIVPEDMSLAKVYNLFRQLGLRHIFVVPRPSRVIGLITRKDLLLEESDHSTTMELQSTSVRSQHPLLDSLLNQE, translated from the exons ATGCTGTCGAATCACCTTCAGAACGGGATCGAGACGGCCCGACTCGTATGGTCCCGCCTGCCCAGCTCCGAGGAGGGCGAGAGAACCGAGATCGAGTTACCCAGCCAGAGCCGTGGCGCTGAGAGCCTCGACTACGAGGTGATCGAGAATTACGCCTACCGGGAAGCGCAG GCACAGAGAGGAAAGCTCTGGGTTTCATATTATGTAGTCCTCAAATGGTTGTTCTCTTTAATCATCGGTATCG GTACTGGTTTGGCTGCTGTGTTCATTAATCTGGCTGTCGAAAACTTCTCAGGCTGGAAATATGCTGCAACTTTCTCTATAATACAGCACTCATATTTTGTGGGTTTCTTGGTGTACATATTATTCAATTTGGGTCTGGTCTTTTCTTCCGTCTATATTGTAACAAAGTTTGCACCAGCTGCAGCAGGATCTGGTATACCTGAGATTAAGGGTTACTTGAATG GAGTGGACACACCTGGAATCCTTCTTTTTAGAACATTGATTGGGAAG GTTTTTGGAAGCATTGGCTCTGTTGGTGGTGGGCTTGCTCTGGGTAAAGAAGGACCCCTTGTGCATACTGGTGCTTGTATTGCGTCTCTTCTTGGACAG GGTGGATCCAAAAGATACCACTTAAGTTCCAAGTGGGTACGTGTCTTTGAGAGTGACCGTGATCGGCGTGATCTT GTGACCTGCGGATGTGCAGCTGGGGTTGCTGCTGCTTTTCGAGCTCCAGTTGGTGGTGTACTCTTTGCCCTGGAAGAAGTTACATCATG GTGGAGAAGCCAGCTTATGTGGAGAGTGTTCTTTACATCTGCTGTTGTGGCTGTGGTGGTAAGATCTGCAATGAACTGGTGCAAGAGTGGGAAATGTGGACATTTTGGTTCTGGTGGCTTCATTATCTGGGACATATCAGG TGGTCAAGAAGACTACTCTTTTCAGGAATTACTGCCTATGGCAATTATTGGGGTTATTGGTGGTCTTCTTG GAGCCTTGTTTAATCAGCTTACTCTTTTTATAACAAGTTGGCGGCGAAAATATTTGCATAAGAAGGGAAATAGAGTCAAG ATTTTGGAAGTTTGCATTATATCCCTGGTAACCTCAGTTATTTCATTTGGATTGCCACTTCTGAGAAGATGCAGTGCATGCCCTGATTCGGAGATGAGTCCTGGTATTGAATGCCCTCGTCCACCTGGGACAGATGGAAACTTTGTGAAC TTTTACTGTGCTAAGGATAGTGAATATAATGATCTGGCAACAATTTTCTTCAATACACAG GATGATGCAATACGCAATTTATTTAGTGCAAAAACGTTCCACGAGTACAGTGCTCAAAGCCTTGTCATTTTTTTG GTAATGTTTTATTCCTTAGCAGTGGTGACATTTGGGACTGCTGTTCCGGCTGGCCAATTTGTCCCTGGAATAATGATTGGATCAACCTATGGACGTCTTGTTGGAATGCTTGTGGTGAAATTTTACAGAAAGCTTAATGTTGAGGAGGGAAC GTACGCTCTACTTGGTGCTGCTTCATTTCTTGGTGGTTCTATGCGAATGACCGTTTCTTTATGTGTGATTAtggttgaaatcacaaataacttGAAGCTGTTACCCCTTATCATGCTTGTTCTTCTAATATCAAAG GCTGTTGGTGATTTTTTTAATAAAGGTCTATATGAAGAGCAAGCCCAATTGAGAGGCATTCCTCTGCTTGAATCGAGGCCAAAACTTTATATGCGTAACATGACAGCCAAGGAGGCAAGCAAGAATCAAAAG GTCGTATCCTTCCCTCGTGTTGTTAAAGTTGGGAACATTGTCTCTGTGTTACGTAGCAACAAGCACAATGGCTACCCC GTAGTAGATCAGGGGCAGAATGGAGAGACACTCGTCATTGGTCTCATTCTTCGCAG TCATTTATTAGTACTACTACAGTCCAAGATGGATTTTCAGAACAGTCCTTTTCCTTGCGATATGAGGGGAATCAACAG ACACAACTTCAGTGATTTTGTCAAACCTGTCTCAAGTAAAGGAATGTCTATTGAGGAAATTCATCTGACTGAGGATGAACTTGAGCTCTACTTAGATCTTGCCCCTTTTCTAAACCCTTCTCCCTATATTGTGCCAGAGGATATGTCTTTGGCAAAG GTGTACAATCTTTTCCGGCAGTTAGGACTGAGGCATAT
- the LOC103980805 gene encoding chloride channel protein CLC-d isoform X1, with protein MLSNHLQNGIETARLVWSRLPSSEEGERTEIELPSQSRGAESLDYEVIENYAYREAQAQRGKLWVSYYVVLKWLFSLIIGIGTGLAAVFINLAVENFSGWKYAATFSIIQHSYFVGFLVYILFNLGLVFSSVYIVTKFAPAAAGSGIPEIKGYLNGVDTPGILLFRTLIGKVFGSIGSVGGGLALGKEGPLVHTGACIASLLGQGGSKRYHLSSKWVRVFESDRDRRDLVTCGCAAGVAAAFRAPVGGVLFALEEVTSWWRSQLMWRVFFTSAVVAVVVRSAMNWCKSGKCGHFGSGGFIIWDISGGQEDYSFQELLPMAIIGVIGGLLGALFNQLTLFITSWRRKYLHKKGNRVKILEVCIISLVTSVISFGLPLLRRCSACPDSEMSPGIECPRPPGTDGNFVNFYCAKDSEYNDLATIFFNTQVMLAECNDSYYIKHFYGSWFLVFDIMTFLLQDDAIRNLFSAKTFHEYSAQSLVIFLVMFYSLAVVTFGTAVPAGQFVPGIMIGSTYGRLVGMLVVKFYRKLNVEEGTYALLGAASFLGGSMRMTVSLCVIMVEITNNLKLLPLIMLVLLISKAVGDFFNKGLYEEQAQLRGIPLLESRPKLYMRNMTAKEASKNQKVVSFPRVVKVGNIVSVLRSNKHNGYPVVDQGQNGETLVIGLILRSHLLVLLQSKMDFQNSPFPCDMRGINRHNFSDFVKPVSSKGMSIEEIHLTEDELELYLDLAPFLNPSPYIVPEDMSLAKVYNLFRQLGLRHIFVVPRPSRVIGLITRKDLLLEESDHSTTMELQSTSVRSQHPLLDSLLNQE; from the exons ATGCTGTCGAATCACCTTCAGAACGGGATCGAGACGGCCCGACTCGTATGGTCCCGCCTGCCCAGCTCCGAGGAGGGCGAGAGAACCGAGATCGAGTTACCCAGCCAGAGCCGTGGCGCTGAGAGCCTCGACTACGAGGTGATCGAGAATTACGCCTACCGGGAAGCGCAG GCACAGAGAGGAAAGCTCTGGGTTTCATATTATGTAGTCCTCAAATGGTTGTTCTCTTTAATCATCGGTATCG GTACTGGTTTGGCTGCTGTGTTCATTAATCTGGCTGTCGAAAACTTCTCAGGCTGGAAATATGCTGCAACTTTCTCTATAATACAGCACTCATATTTTGTGGGTTTCTTGGTGTACATATTATTCAATTTGGGTCTGGTCTTTTCTTCCGTCTATATTGTAACAAAGTTTGCACCAGCTGCAGCAGGATCTGGTATACCTGAGATTAAGGGTTACTTGAATG GAGTGGACACACCTGGAATCCTTCTTTTTAGAACATTGATTGGGAAG GTTTTTGGAAGCATTGGCTCTGTTGGTGGTGGGCTTGCTCTGGGTAAAGAAGGACCCCTTGTGCATACTGGTGCTTGTATTGCGTCTCTTCTTGGACAG GGTGGATCCAAAAGATACCACTTAAGTTCCAAGTGGGTACGTGTCTTTGAGAGTGACCGTGATCGGCGTGATCTT GTGACCTGCGGATGTGCAGCTGGGGTTGCTGCTGCTTTTCGAGCTCCAGTTGGTGGTGTACTCTTTGCCCTGGAAGAAGTTACATCATG GTGGAGAAGCCAGCTTATGTGGAGAGTGTTCTTTACATCTGCTGTTGTGGCTGTGGTGGTAAGATCTGCAATGAACTGGTGCAAGAGTGGGAAATGTGGACATTTTGGTTCTGGTGGCTTCATTATCTGGGACATATCAGG TGGTCAAGAAGACTACTCTTTTCAGGAATTACTGCCTATGGCAATTATTGGGGTTATTGGTGGTCTTCTTG GAGCCTTGTTTAATCAGCTTACTCTTTTTATAACAAGTTGGCGGCGAAAATATTTGCATAAGAAGGGAAATAGAGTCAAG ATTTTGGAAGTTTGCATTATATCCCTGGTAACCTCAGTTATTTCATTTGGATTGCCACTTCTGAGAAGATGCAGTGCATGCCCTGATTCGGAGATGAGTCCTGGTATTGAATGCCCTCGTCCACCTGGGACAGATGGAAACTTTGTGAAC TTTTACTGTGCTAAGGATAGTGAATATAATGATCTGGCAACAATTTTCTTCAATACACAGGTGATGTTAGCAGAATGCAACGATTCTTATTATATAAAGCACTTTTATGGAAGCTGGTTTCTTGTCTTTGACATCATGACATTTCTGCTGCAGGATGATGCAATACGCAATTTATTTAGTGCAAAAACGTTCCACGAGTACAGTGCTCAAAGCCTTGTCATTTTTTTG GTAATGTTTTATTCCTTAGCAGTGGTGACATTTGGGACTGCTGTTCCGGCTGGCCAATTTGTCCCTGGAATAATGATTGGATCAACCTATGGACGTCTTGTTGGAATGCTTGTGGTGAAATTTTACAGAAAGCTTAATGTTGAGGAGGGAAC GTACGCTCTACTTGGTGCTGCTTCATTTCTTGGTGGTTCTATGCGAATGACCGTTTCTTTATGTGTGATTAtggttgaaatcacaaataacttGAAGCTGTTACCCCTTATCATGCTTGTTCTTCTAATATCAAAG GCTGTTGGTGATTTTTTTAATAAAGGTCTATATGAAGAGCAAGCCCAATTGAGAGGCATTCCTCTGCTTGAATCGAGGCCAAAACTTTATATGCGTAACATGACAGCCAAGGAGGCAAGCAAGAATCAAAAG GTCGTATCCTTCCCTCGTGTTGTTAAAGTTGGGAACATTGTCTCTGTGTTACGTAGCAACAAGCACAATGGCTACCCC GTAGTAGATCAGGGGCAGAATGGAGAGACACTCGTCATTGGTCTCATTCTTCGCAG TCATTTATTAGTACTACTACAGTCCAAGATGGATTTTCAGAACAGTCCTTTTCCTTGCGATATGAGGGGAATCAACAG ACACAACTTCAGTGATTTTGTCAAACCTGTCTCAAGTAAAGGAATGTCTATTGAGGAAATTCATCTGACTGAGGATGAACTTGAGCTCTACTTAGATCTTGCCCCTTTTCTAAACCCTTCTCCCTATATTGTGCCAGAGGATATGTCTTTGGCAAAG GTGTACAATCTTTTCCGGCAGTTAGGACTGAGGCATAT
- the LOC103980805 gene encoding chloride channel protein CLC-d isoform X3 — protein sequence MLSNHLQNGIETARLVWSRLPSSEEGERTEIELPSQSRGAESLDYEVIENYAYREAQAQRGKLWVSYYVVLKWLFSLIIGIGTGLAAVFINLAVENFSGWKYAATFSIIQHSYFVGFLVYILFNLGLVFSSVYIVTKFAPAAAGSGIPEIKGYLNGVDTPGILLFRTLIGKVFGSIGSVGGGLALGKEGPLVHTGACIASLLGQGGSKRYHLSSKWVRVFESDRDRRDLVTCGCAAGVAAAFRAPVGGVLFALEEVTSWWRSQLMWRVFFTSAVVAVVVRSAMNWCKSGKCGHFGSGGFIIWDISGGQEDYSFQELLPMAIIGVIGGLLGALFNQLTLFITSWRRKYLHKKGNRVKILEVCIISLVTSVISFGLPLLRRCSACPDSEMSPGIECPRPPGTDGNFVNFYCAKDSEYNDLATIFFNTQDDAIRNLFSAKTFHEYSAQSLVIFLVMFYSLAVVTFGTAVPAGQFVPGIMIGSTYGRLVGMLVVKFYRKLNVEEGTYALLGAASFLGGSMRMTVSLCVIMVEITNNLKLLPLIMLVLLISKAVGDFFNKGLYEEQAQLRGIPLLESRPKLYMRNMTAKEASKNQKVVSFPRVVKVGNIVSVLRSNKHNGYPVVDQGQNGETLVIGLILRSHLLVLLQSKMDFQNSPFPCDMRGINRHNFSDFVKPVSSKGMSIEEIHLTEDELELYLDLAPFLNPSPYIVPEDMSLAKVYNLFRQLGLRHIFVVPRPSRVIGLITRKDLLLEESDHSTTMELQSTSHPLLDSLLNQE from the exons ATGCTGTCGAATCACCTTCAGAACGGGATCGAGACGGCCCGACTCGTATGGTCCCGCCTGCCCAGCTCCGAGGAGGGCGAGAGAACCGAGATCGAGTTACCCAGCCAGAGCCGTGGCGCTGAGAGCCTCGACTACGAGGTGATCGAGAATTACGCCTACCGGGAAGCGCAG GCACAGAGAGGAAAGCTCTGGGTTTCATATTATGTAGTCCTCAAATGGTTGTTCTCTTTAATCATCGGTATCG GTACTGGTTTGGCTGCTGTGTTCATTAATCTGGCTGTCGAAAACTTCTCAGGCTGGAAATATGCTGCAACTTTCTCTATAATACAGCACTCATATTTTGTGGGTTTCTTGGTGTACATATTATTCAATTTGGGTCTGGTCTTTTCTTCCGTCTATATTGTAACAAAGTTTGCACCAGCTGCAGCAGGATCTGGTATACCTGAGATTAAGGGTTACTTGAATG GAGTGGACACACCTGGAATCCTTCTTTTTAGAACATTGATTGGGAAG GTTTTTGGAAGCATTGGCTCTGTTGGTGGTGGGCTTGCTCTGGGTAAAGAAGGACCCCTTGTGCATACTGGTGCTTGTATTGCGTCTCTTCTTGGACAG GGTGGATCCAAAAGATACCACTTAAGTTCCAAGTGGGTACGTGTCTTTGAGAGTGACCGTGATCGGCGTGATCTT GTGACCTGCGGATGTGCAGCTGGGGTTGCTGCTGCTTTTCGAGCTCCAGTTGGTGGTGTACTCTTTGCCCTGGAAGAAGTTACATCATG GTGGAGAAGCCAGCTTATGTGGAGAGTGTTCTTTACATCTGCTGTTGTGGCTGTGGTGGTAAGATCTGCAATGAACTGGTGCAAGAGTGGGAAATGTGGACATTTTGGTTCTGGTGGCTTCATTATCTGGGACATATCAGG TGGTCAAGAAGACTACTCTTTTCAGGAATTACTGCCTATGGCAATTATTGGGGTTATTGGTGGTCTTCTTG GAGCCTTGTTTAATCAGCTTACTCTTTTTATAACAAGTTGGCGGCGAAAATATTTGCATAAGAAGGGAAATAGAGTCAAG ATTTTGGAAGTTTGCATTATATCCCTGGTAACCTCAGTTATTTCATTTGGATTGCCACTTCTGAGAAGATGCAGTGCATGCCCTGATTCGGAGATGAGTCCTGGTATTGAATGCCCTCGTCCACCTGGGACAGATGGAAACTTTGTGAAC TTTTACTGTGCTAAGGATAGTGAATATAATGATCTGGCAACAATTTTCTTCAATACACAG GATGATGCAATACGCAATTTATTTAGTGCAAAAACGTTCCACGAGTACAGTGCTCAAAGCCTTGTCATTTTTTTG GTAATGTTTTATTCCTTAGCAGTGGTGACATTTGGGACTGCTGTTCCGGCTGGCCAATTTGTCCCTGGAATAATGATTGGATCAACCTATGGACGTCTTGTTGGAATGCTTGTGGTGAAATTTTACAGAAAGCTTAATGTTGAGGAGGGAAC GTACGCTCTACTTGGTGCTGCTTCATTTCTTGGTGGTTCTATGCGAATGACCGTTTCTTTATGTGTGATTAtggttgaaatcacaaataacttGAAGCTGTTACCCCTTATCATGCTTGTTCTTCTAATATCAAAG GCTGTTGGTGATTTTTTTAATAAAGGTCTATATGAAGAGCAAGCCCAATTGAGAGGCATTCCTCTGCTTGAATCGAGGCCAAAACTTTATATGCGTAACATGACAGCCAAGGAGGCAAGCAAGAATCAAAAG GTCGTATCCTTCCCTCGTGTTGTTAAAGTTGGGAACATTGTCTCTGTGTTACGTAGCAACAAGCACAATGGCTACCCC GTAGTAGATCAGGGGCAGAATGGAGAGACACTCGTCATTGGTCTCATTCTTCGCAG TCATTTATTAGTACTACTACAGTCCAAGATGGATTTTCAGAACAGTCCTTTTCCTTGCGATATGAGGGGAATCAACAG ACACAACTTCAGTGATTTTGTCAAACCTGTCTCAAGTAAAGGAATGTCTATTGAGGAAATTCATCTGACTGAGGATGAACTTGAGCTCTACTTAGATCTTGCCCCTTTTCTAAACCCTTCTCCCTATATTGTGCCAGAGGATATGTCTTTGGCAAAG GTGTACAATCTTTTCCGGCAGTTAGGACTGAGGCATAT
- the LOC103980805 gene encoding chloride channel protein CLC-d isoform X4: MLSNHLQNGIETARLVWSRLPSSEEGERTEIELPSQSRGAESLDYEVIENYAYREAQAQRGKLWVSYYVVLKWLFSLIIGIGTGLAAVFINLAVENFSGWKYAATFSIIQHSYFVGFLVYILFNLGLVFSSVYIVTKFAPAAAGSGIPEIKGYLNGVDTPGILLFRTLIGKVFGSIGSVGGGLALGKEGPLVHTGACIASLLGQGGSKRYHLSSKWVRVFESDRDRRDLVTCGCAAGVAAAFRAPVGGVLFALEEVTSWWRSQLMWRVFFTSAVVAVVVRSAMNWCKSGKCGHFGSGGFIIWDISGGQEDYSFQELLPMAIIGVIGGLLGALFNQLTLFITSWRRKYLHKKGNRVKILEVCIISLVTSVISFGLPLLRRCSACPDSEMSPGIECPRPPGTDGNFVNFYCAKDSEYNDLATIFFNTQDDAIRNLFSAKTFHEYSAQSLVIFLVMFYSLAVVTFGTAVPAGQFVPGIMIGSTYGRLVGMLVVKFYRKLNVEEGTYALLGAASFLGGSMRMTVSLCVIMVEITNNLKLLPLIMLVLLISKAVGDFFNKGLYEEQAQLRGIPLLESRPKLYMRNMTAKEASKNQKVVSFPRVVKVGNIVSVLRSNKHNGYPVVDQGQNGETLVIGLILRSHLLVLLQSKMDFQNSPFPCDMRGINRHNFSDFVKPVSSKGMSIEEIHLTEDELELYLDLAPFLNPSPYIVPEDMSLAKVYNLFRQLGLRHIFVVPRPSRVIGLITRKDLLLEESDHSTTMELQSTSISASSS; encoded by the exons ATGCTGTCGAATCACCTTCAGAACGGGATCGAGACGGCCCGACTCGTATGGTCCCGCCTGCCCAGCTCCGAGGAGGGCGAGAGAACCGAGATCGAGTTACCCAGCCAGAGCCGTGGCGCTGAGAGCCTCGACTACGAGGTGATCGAGAATTACGCCTACCGGGAAGCGCAG GCACAGAGAGGAAAGCTCTGGGTTTCATATTATGTAGTCCTCAAATGGTTGTTCTCTTTAATCATCGGTATCG GTACTGGTTTGGCTGCTGTGTTCATTAATCTGGCTGTCGAAAACTTCTCAGGCTGGAAATATGCTGCAACTTTCTCTATAATACAGCACTCATATTTTGTGGGTTTCTTGGTGTACATATTATTCAATTTGGGTCTGGTCTTTTCTTCCGTCTATATTGTAACAAAGTTTGCACCAGCTGCAGCAGGATCTGGTATACCTGAGATTAAGGGTTACTTGAATG GAGTGGACACACCTGGAATCCTTCTTTTTAGAACATTGATTGGGAAG GTTTTTGGAAGCATTGGCTCTGTTGGTGGTGGGCTTGCTCTGGGTAAAGAAGGACCCCTTGTGCATACTGGTGCTTGTATTGCGTCTCTTCTTGGACAG GGTGGATCCAAAAGATACCACTTAAGTTCCAAGTGGGTACGTGTCTTTGAGAGTGACCGTGATCGGCGTGATCTT GTGACCTGCGGATGTGCAGCTGGGGTTGCTGCTGCTTTTCGAGCTCCAGTTGGTGGTGTACTCTTTGCCCTGGAAGAAGTTACATCATG GTGGAGAAGCCAGCTTATGTGGAGAGTGTTCTTTACATCTGCTGTTGTGGCTGTGGTGGTAAGATCTGCAATGAACTGGTGCAAGAGTGGGAAATGTGGACATTTTGGTTCTGGTGGCTTCATTATCTGGGACATATCAGG TGGTCAAGAAGACTACTCTTTTCAGGAATTACTGCCTATGGCAATTATTGGGGTTATTGGTGGTCTTCTTG GAGCCTTGTTTAATCAGCTTACTCTTTTTATAACAAGTTGGCGGCGAAAATATTTGCATAAGAAGGGAAATAGAGTCAAG ATTTTGGAAGTTTGCATTATATCCCTGGTAACCTCAGTTATTTCATTTGGATTGCCACTTCTGAGAAGATGCAGTGCATGCCCTGATTCGGAGATGAGTCCTGGTATTGAATGCCCTCGTCCACCTGGGACAGATGGAAACTTTGTGAAC TTTTACTGTGCTAAGGATAGTGAATATAATGATCTGGCAACAATTTTCTTCAATACACAG GATGATGCAATACGCAATTTATTTAGTGCAAAAACGTTCCACGAGTACAGTGCTCAAAGCCTTGTCATTTTTTTG GTAATGTTTTATTCCTTAGCAGTGGTGACATTTGGGACTGCTGTTCCGGCTGGCCAATTTGTCCCTGGAATAATGATTGGATCAACCTATGGACGTCTTGTTGGAATGCTTGTGGTGAAATTTTACAGAAAGCTTAATGTTGAGGAGGGAAC GTACGCTCTACTTGGTGCTGCTTCATTTCTTGGTGGTTCTATGCGAATGACCGTTTCTTTATGTGTGATTAtggttgaaatcacaaataacttGAAGCTGTTACCCCTTATCATGCTTGTTCTTCTAATATCAAAG GCTGTTGGTGATTTTTTTAATAAAGGTCTATATGAAGAGCAAGCCCAATTGAGAGGCATTCCTCTGCTTGAATCGAGGCCAAAACTTTATATGCGTAACATGACAGCCAAGGAGGCAAGCAAGAATCAAAAG GTCGTATCCTTCCCTCGTGTTGTTAAAGTTGGGAACATTGTCTCTGTGTTACGTAGCAACAAGCACAATGGCTACCCC GTAGTAGATCAGGGGCAGAATGGAGAGACACTCGTCATTGGTCTCATTCTTCGCAG TCATTTATTAGTACTACTACAGTCCAAGATGGATTTTCAGAACAGTCCTTTTCCTTGCGATATGAGGGGAATCAACAG ACACAACTTCAGTGATTTTGTCAAACCTGTCTCAAGTAAAGGAATGTCTATTGAGGAAATTCATCTGACTGAGGATGAACTTGAGCTCTACTTAGATCTTGCCCCTTTTCTAAACCCTTCTCCCTATATTGTGCCAGAGGATATGTCTTTGGCAAAG GTGTACAATCTTTTCCGGCAGTTAGGACTGAGGCATAT